Proteins from a single region of Chryseobacterium sp. T16E-39:
- a CDS encoding bifunctional transcriptional activator/DNA repair enzyme AdaA — MRLTEDRMYQASLDKDSTFEGTYWMAVKTTGIFCRPTCTARKPKRENVEFFLDTKEAIHHGYRACKVCRPLEKLNETPSYIQALLNELMHDESLKIKDADLLTRNIEPVTVRRWFLKNHGITFQAYQRKLRMNKAFKKIKNGESIIEAALDSGYESLSGFNERFKNIVGVSPKHTKMQGIIDLKRIETPLGTMFACAVDEGICLLEFTDRKNMEKQFVSLSKALNAEIVQGENKHFQQLERELEEYFNGKRKTFDVPLYMTGTEFQEKVWNLLCEIPMGETRTYKQQSEFLGNPKAIRAVGTANGINKIAILVPCHRVIGSNGDLVGYAGGIWRKQKLLELEKAILF; from the coding sequence ATGAGACTTACAGAGGATAGAATGTATCAGGCCTCTTTGGATAAGGATTCTACTTTTGAGGGAACCTATTGGATGGCTGTAAAAACGACAGGAATATTCTGCCGGCCTACCTGCACGGCCAGAAAGCCAAAGAGAGAAAATGTAGAATTTTTTCTGGACACTAAAGAAGCTATTCATCACGGTTACAGAGCATGTAAAGTATGCAGGCCACTCGAAAAACTGAATGAAACACCTTCTTACATTCAGGCATTACTAAATGAACTCATGCACGATGAATCTTTGAAAATTAAAGATGCCGATTTGCTAACCAGAAATATTGAACCGGTGACTGTACGTCGCTGGTTTCTCAAAAACCATGGGATTACTTTTCAGGCCTATCAGAGAAAACTGAGAATGAATAAAGCTTTCAAAAAAATAAAGAATGGAGAAAGTATCATTGAGGCAGCTTTAGACTCCGGATATGAGAGCCTGAGTGGCTTTAATGAACGTTTTAAAAATATCGTTGGTGTTTCTCCTAAACATACCAAAATGCAGGGAATTATTGATCTTAAAAGAATTGAAACTCCACTGGGAACAATGTTTGCCTGTGCCGTAGATGAAGGAATTTGTCTGCTGGAATTTACAGACCGGAAAAACATGGAGAAGCAGTTTGTATCACTATCGAAAGCATTAAATGCAGAGATCGTCCAGGGAGAGAACAAGCACTTTCAACAATTAGAAAGAGAATTGGAAGAGTATTTTAATGGGAAAAGGAAAACGTTTGATGTTCCATTGTATATGACAGGGACTGAGTTCCAGGAAAAAGTATGGAATCTTTTATGCGAGATCCCAATGGGAGAGACCAGGACATACAAGCAACAATCAGAGTTTTTAGGAAATCCAAAAGCTATCAGGGCTGTTGGCACGGCTAATGGGATCAATAAAATAGCCATTCTTGTTCCGTGTCACCGTGTCATTGGGTCGAATGGAGATCTGGTGGGATATGCAGGCGGAATCTGGAGGAAACAAAAATTATTGGAATTAGAGAAAGCGATATTGTTCTGA